Proteins from a genomic interval of Mesobacillus sp. S13:
- a CDS encoding 2-dehydropantoate 2-reductase — MKIGIIGGGSIGLLFSYYLSGQNEVSIYTRTQEQANEINEHGLHLIKGGIEQGTSRVKAAPIKEWGGNEELTIVAVKQYQLPKLLPELKEKMRGSILFLQNGYGHIKLLSELAINEVFVGSVEHGAVRANGYTVQHNGVGVTRTAVFRGNPGALRELSSKAASGFPFILETDFKEMLIKKLVVNAVINPLTAILKVKNGELVHNPYYLKIFEQLFEECACILELPDKEHYFNNLKAVCEKTANNHSSMYKDIENRRQTEVDAILGYLLELAKNKNKKAPLIHNYYHCIKGKEHEREGA, encoded by the coding sequence ATGAAAATAGGGATAATCGGTGGAGGCTCAATAGGTTTATTATTTTCTTATTACCTTAGTGGGCAAAATGAGGTCTCGATTTACACTCGGACACAGGAACAAGCTAATGAAATTAATGAACACGGACTTCATCTTATAAAAGGTGGAATAGAACAGGGCACATCCCGGGTAAAGGCAGCCCCAATCAAGGAATGGGGTGGGAACGAAGAATTAACAATTGTTGCAGTGAAACAGTACCAGCTTCCCAAATTATTACCTGAACTCAAAGAAAAGATGAGGGGCAGCATCCTTTTCCTCCAAAATGGCTATGGTCATATTAAATTGCTCTCAGAGTTGGCAATAAATGAAGTATTTGTTGGTTCTGTCGAACACGGAGCTGTTAGGGCGAACGGATATACAGTCCAACATAATGGCGTGGGTGTAACAAGAACTGCAGTATTTAGAGGAAATCCAGGCGCTCTTAGAGAATTATCTAGTAAGGCGGCTTCAGGTTTTCCATTTATCCTGGAAACAGACTTTAAGGAAATGCTCATCAAAAAGCTTGTGGTCAATGCAGTGATCAACCCATTGACGGCAATCCTCAAAGTGAAAAATGGCGAACTGGTCCACAATCCATACTATCTTAAAATTTTTGAGCAATTGTTCGAAGAATGTGCATGTATACTTGAACTGCCTGATAAGGAGCATTATTTCAACAACCTTAAGGCAGTTTGCGAAAAAACAGCAAATAACCATTCATCCATGTATAAGGATATTGAAAACCGCAGGCAAACAGAAGTTGATGCCATCCTTGGTTATTTGCTCGAATTAGCAAAAAACAAAAATAAAAAAGCTCCATTAATACATAATTACTATCACTGCATAAAGGGGAAGGAGCACGAAAGGGAGGGAGCATGA
- a CDS encoding DUF3397 domain-containing protein translates to MMPGLFSALVATLITVPMIGYLTVFIISKQITGNHRRSVNMALDFSTFLLVLSVHFLIITIWQKSFLWLILIILFGLGAIFVLIHWKYKKEILLPKVFKGFWRFNFLLFFSAYIVLVLYGLFKRLTFLFA, encoded by the coding sequence ATGATGCCGGGATTATTTTCTGCACTTGTTGCCACATTGATCACAGTTCCAATGATTGGCTACCTCACTGTGTTTATCATCAGTAAGCAAATTACAGGAAATCATCGGCGCTCAGTCAATATGGCTCTTGATTTCAGTACCTTTTTGCTGGTGCTGTCTGTCCATTTTTTGATCATCACCATTTGGCAGAAGTCGTTCTTATGGCTGATCCTGATCATCTTATTTGGACTTGGTGCTATCTTTGTGTTGATTCACTGGAAATATAAAAAGGAAATATTGTTGCCGAAAGTATTCAAGGGCTTTTGGCGGTTCAATTTCCTGCTATTCTTCTCTGCCTACATCGTCCTTGTGTTGTATGGTTTGTTCAAGAGACTGACATTCCTGTTTGCTTAA
- the bshC gene encoding bacillithiol biosynthesis cysteine-adding enzyme BshC, with product MEMLNLSLPAANRFATDYLTGSPGLQSFFHYNFLNKNSYIHRLDELKNRSFMRNELADHIQSFMSDFADTEKITENINKLRKENSVAVIGGQQAGILTGPLYTIHKVISIIKLAEQKEAELGVPVVPVFWIAGEDHDYQEVNHVYVMKNNKQEKWIYPEKNLEKKMISEVCINRDLCYSWVEEIIETYGETKHTKQVLEFALESLKTAESFVDFFARIIMELFKDSGLLIVDSGNKELRKLEKDYFINQINNHREVTSAVLEQQERTADAGFANMIDISENAANLFFYDEKVNERILLQFDPQSGGFSSKNGEVSFTYDELVEIASEYPEKLSNNVVTRPLMQEWLFPTLAFIGGPGEIAYWAELKTAFEHFGLKMPPLVPRLNITLLERSIETDLEELNLDLKEVLISGTNGHELKFIDSLKDREVEELFENVKTMLTDQYKVIRDKSNGIDPVLMPMLHKNESILIKQVEFMEDKIVEAICRKHDHILRKFTRVENALRPGGSPQERVWNPFYYLNKYGLELIPDLLKLDFEFDGTHKIIKL from the coding sequence ATGGAGATGTTGAATCTCTCTCTTCCGGCAGCGAACCGGTTTGCGACAGATTACCTAACTGGGAGCCCTGGCCTTCAGAGCTTCTTTCATTATAATTTTTTAAATAAAAACTCATATATTCATCGCTTGGATGAATTAAAAAACAGAAGTTTTATGAGGAATGAGCTTGCAGACCATATTCAGTCCTTTATGTCCGATTTTGCGGATACTGAAAAAATAACAGAAAATATTAATAAGCTTCGAAAAGAAAATAGCGTCGCTGTCATCGGGGGGCAGCAAGCTGGCATTCTGACTGGTCCGCTGTATACGATCCATAAAGTGATTTCCATTATCAAGCTCGCAGAACAAAAAGAGGCGGAGCTTGGCGTTCCGGTCGTACCCGTATTCTGGATAGCCGGAGAAGACCATGATTACCAGGAAGTTAACCATGTGTACGTCATGAAGAACAATAAGCAGGAAAAGTGGATTTATCCAGAAAAGAATCTGGAGAAAAAAATGATTTCAGAAGTATGTATAAACAGGGATCTATGTTATTCCTGGGTTGAAGAAATCATCGAAACCTATGGTGAGACAAAACACACAAAACAGGTATTGGAATTTGCCCTTGAATCGTTGAAGACTGCAGAATCTTTTGTTGATTTTTTTGCAAGGATCATCATGGAGCTGTTCAAGGATTCAGGGTTGCTTATTGTTGATTCAGGAAATAAAGAGCTGCGCAAGCTGGAAAAAGATTATTTTATCAATCAAATCAACAATCATCGTGAAGTCACTTCTGCTGTTCTCGAGCAACAAGAACGCACAGCTGATGCTGGATTTGCGAATATGATCGATATTAGCGAAAATGCAGCGAACCTCTTCTTTTACGATGAAAAAGTGAATGAACGGATTTTGCTCCAGTTTGACCCACAAAGTGGAGGGTTTTCGAGTAAGAATGGAGAAGTCAGCTTCACATATGATGAACTTGTGGAGATTGCCAGCGAATATCCAGAGAAGCTCAGCAATAATGTAGTAACTCGTCCGTTAATGCAGGAGTGGCTGTTCCCAACACTTGCGTTCATTGGCGGTCCAGGAGAAATTGCATATTGGGCTGAGTTGAAAACGGCTTTTGAACATTTCGGTCTCAAAATGCCGCCGCTTGTTCCAAGACTAAACATTACATTGCTTGAAAGGTCGATTGAAACTGATCTTGAAGAACTGAACCTTGATTTAAAAGAAGTATTAATTTCTGGCACAAATGGACATGAGTTGAAATTTATCGATTCCCTGAAGGATCGTGAAGTAGAAGAACTTTTCGAGAATGTAAAAACCATGCTGACAGATCAATATAAAGTCATCCGAGACAAATCAAATGGAATTGATCCCGTATTAATGCCCATGCTCCACAAGAATGAATCCATCCTGATCAAGCAGGTAGAATTCATGGAAGATAAGATAGTAGAGGCCATTTGTCGGAAGCATGACCATATCCTCCGAAAGTTCACAAGGGTAGAAAATGCGTTAAGACCAGGGGGCTCTCCGCAGGAAAGAGTCTGGAACCCATTCTACTATCTTAATAAGTACGGGTTGGAATTAATCCCCGATTTACTAAAGCTTGATTTCGAATTCGATGGAACACACAAAATTATAAAGTTGTAA
- the mraZ gene encoding division/cell wall cluster transcriptional repressor MraZ, protein MFMGEYHHNVDSKGRLIIPAKVRENLGEMFILTRGLDQCLFGYPVSEWSVIEDKLKGLPLTKKDARAFTRFFFSGATESEIDKQGRVNIPSPLMQYAKLEKECVILGVSNRIEIWSKAIWEEYFAESEESFAEIAENMIGFDI, encoded by the coding sequence ATGTTCATGGGTGAATACCATCATAATGTTGATAGCAAAGGCCGATTGATCATCCCTGCCAAGGTCCGTGAAAACTTGGGAGAAATGTTCATTCTTACCCGTGGACTTGACCAGTGTTTATTTGGTTACCCCGTTTCGGAATGGTCAGTGATCGAAGATAAGCTCAAAGGACTTCCACTGACTAAAAAAGATGCTCGTGCATTTACCCGTTTTTTCTTTTCGGGTGCTACCGAGAGTGAAATTGACAAACAGGGGAGAGTCAATATCCCATCTCCGCTGATGCAATACGCCAAGCTTGAGAAAGAATGTGTGATTTTAGGTGTTTCCAATCGAATTGAAATTTGGAGCAAAGCCATCTGGGAAGAATATTTCGCAGAATCTGAGGAATCTTTTGCTGAAATTGCGGAAAATATGATTGGATTTGATATTTAA
- the rsmH gene encoding 16S rRNA (cytosine(1402)-N(4))-methyltransferase RsmH, which yields MFKHTTVLLEETVDGLDIKPDGTYVDCTLGGAGHSELILSKLSEKGKLYAFDQDDIAIANAKEKLAAYGDRLTIIKSNFLYLQEELEKLGVTEVDGILYDLGVSSPQLDTPERGFSYHHDAPLDMRMDQDAPLSAYDVINEWPYEKLVKIFFQYGEEKFSKQIARKIEAARESKHIETTGELVELIKDAIPAPARRKGGHPAKRVFQAVRIAVNDELGVFEKSLEQAIDLLSVGGRISVITFHSLEDRICKVTLKKASETPPLPPGLPIIPEEYQPKLKLVNRKPILPSEEELEFNNRARSAKLRIAEKVKK from the coding sequence ATGTTCAAACATACAACAGTTTTACTGGAAGAAACAGTAGACGGGCTCGATATCAAGCCTGACGGTACATATGTGGATTGCACTCTCGGTGGCGCAGGCCACAGTGAATTGATTTTGTCCAAGCTTTCGGAAAAAGGAAAGCTATACGCGTTCGACCAGGACGATATCGCCATTGCGAATGCAAAAGAAAAGCTTGCTGCTTATGGCGACAGGCTGACAATCATTAAAAGCAATTTCCTTTACTTACAGGAAGAACTTGAAAAGCTAGGTGTTACAGAAGTTGATGGAATCCTTTATGATTTGGGCGTTTCATCCCCGCAGCTGGATACTCCGGAACGCGGCTTCAGTTATCACCACGACGCTCCGCTTGATATGCGGATGGACCAGGACGCTCCATTGTCCGCTTACGATGTCATTAATGAATGGCCATATGAAAAATTGGTCAAAATCTTTTTCCAGTATGGAGAAGAGAAGTTTTCAAAGCAAATTGCCCGCAAGATTGAGGCGGCAAGGGAAAGCAAACACATTGAAACCACTGGTGAACTTGTCGAGTTAATCAAAGATGCGATTCCTGCACCTGCAAGGAGAAAAGGCGGCCATCCGGCCAAACGAGTATTCCAGGCAGTAAGGATTGCGGTTAATGATGAACTCGGTGTTTTTGAAAAATCGCTAGAGCAGGCAATTGACCTTCTTTCTGTAGGCGGAAGGATCAGCGTCATCACCTTCCACTCTCTCGAAGACAGGATTTGTAAGGTCACCTTGAAAAAAGCGAGCGAAACACCGCCGTTGCCTCCGGGGTTGCCGATCATTCCAGAAGAATACCAGCCTAAGCTAAAGCTGGTCAACAGAAAACCAATCCTTCCTTCCGAGGAAGAGCTAGAATTTAATAATCGTGCAAGATCCGCAAAGCTGCGTATCGCTGAAAAAGTAAAAAAATAA
- the ftsL gene encoding cell division protein FtsL, whose protein sequence is MMSNLARKLQQEQQQRTVQSPATSPARRNSILTPGEKILMFVFGAIVCFGATFMVSKQAAIYEVNKEIQIIEGNIQEQQKINSDLEIQISELSTYERIKQVTEKLGLTLNEDNVKGVEN, encoded by the coding sequence ATGATGAGCAATCTGGCTAGAAAATTGCAGCAAGAACAGCAGCAGCGCACTGTTCAGTCACCGGCAACATCGCCGGCAAGACGCAATTCAATATTGACGCCCGGCGAAAAAATCCTGATGTTTGTTTTCGGAGCAATAGTTTGTTTCGGCGCAACATTCATGGTTTCAAAACAGGCAGCCATTTACGAAGTCAACAAAGAAATTCAAATCATTGAAGGCAACATTCAGGAGCAGCAAAAGATTAACAGTGACCTTGAAATCCAGATTAGCGAATTAAGTACCTATGAAAGAATCAAACAGGTAACAGAAAAGCTCGGTTTAACATTGAATGAAGACAATGTTAAAGGTGTGGAAAACTGA
- a CDS encoding penicillin-binding protein has protein sequence MIKKQPNMNAGAAVLFVIFSLLFFILIFRFISIQVTGEVHGQALAARAQQKYSNEKVIEATRGTIFDRKGEVVAEDTTAYTLVAILNDSVTTNKKKPKHVTDPAKTAAVLAKYIDMSESEIYNRLTKKGAWQVEFGKAGRDISHQAKREIEEEKLPGITFLRDSKRFYPNGVFSSHLVGFVENEENEEKKSVTTGQLGVEKTLNEVLTGKNGSLSFESDLWGFLLPDGEKKVTPAKDGSNVYLTIDKKIQTFVEDAVDRVDEEYKPKKIIAVVADPKTGDILAMAQRPSFHPTTREGLANSWHNEVVETPIEPGSTMKIFTLAAAIEENKWDPNEWYKSGSYKVTENSKPIRDHNGSGWGSITYLEGIQRSSNVAVAKLVNEKIGTEKFREYLTKFGFDEPTGIDLPNEASGTIVYRWPIEKITTSYGQGTTVTPIQMIQAATAVANNGTMMKPRVIDKIVDPNTGDVIKREESKSVGQPISAETAKQVREVLGTVVTGEHGTGKSYAIDGYEVAGKTGTANLTENGRYLGGANDYLFSFLGMAPKDDPKLIVYVAVQQPEIDHYFKGSIPTSMIFKSVMKSSLQYLNIKPASMEKADSSPVPDVTGLNAAEAKKLLESKGFETVLVGDGSQVEDQLPKAEIMALEGEKVFIRASGVMTYPDMTDWSLRDVMKLAQIADIKLNKAGSGYVTKQSLKPGIPINKGENLIVELETPLQQFEKSLKPEEESEEAEEVGG, from the coding sequence ATGATCAAGAAACAGCCAAATATGAATGCAGGAGCAGCGGTATTATTCGTAATATTCAGTCTGCTCTTTTTTATCTTGATTTTCAGGTTCATTTCCATCCAGGTTACGGGAGAGGTACATGGACAAGCCCTGGCTGCAAGGGCGCAGCAGAAGTATTCCAATGAAAAAGTTATTGAGGCGACCAGGGGTACGATTTTTGACCGAAAAGGCGAGGTGGTTGCGGAAGATACAACAGCCTATACGCTCGTCGCAATCCTGAATGATTCAGTGACCACAAATAAAAAGAAGCCTAAACATGTGACCGATCCCGCTAAAACTGCTGCTGTGCTGGCGAAATATATCGATATGAGCGAGTCGGAGATATACAATAGGCTGACAAAAAAAGGGGCCTGGCAGGTTGAATTCGGAAAGGCTGGCCGTGATATTTCCCATCAGGCTAAGCGAGAGATAGAAGAGGAAAAGCTTCCTGGAATAACTTTTTTGCGAGATTCAAAGAGGTTTTATCCGAACGGTGTTTTTTCATCTCATCTAGTCGGTTTTGTGGAAAATGAAGAGAACGAAGAAAAGAAATCAGTTACTACCGGTCAGTTAGGGGTAGAAAAAACTCTGAATGAAGTATTAACAGGAAAAAATGGCTCTCTTTCTTTTGAAAGTGATTTATGGGGCTTTCTTTTACCAGATGGAGAGAAAAAAGTCACACCTGCCAAAGATGGCAGCAATGTATATCTAACGATTGACAAGAAGATCCAAACATTCGTGGAGGATGCCGTCGACCGTGTTGATGAGGAATATAAGCCAAAGAAAATCATTGCGGTCGTGGCTGATCCAAAGACTGGTGATATCCTTGCGATGGCCCAGCGGCCTAGCTTCCACCCGACAACAAGGGAAGGATTAGCTAACAGCTGGCATAATGAGGTGGTCGAAACACCGATTGAGCCAGGCTCGACGATGAAAATCTTCACGTTAGCAGCGGCCATTGAGGAGAACAAGTGGGATCCGAATGAGTGGTACAAATCTGGTTCTTATAAAGTTACAGAAAACTCCAAGCCGATTCGAGATCATAACGGCAGTGGCTGGGGTTCCATTACCTATCTTGAAGGAATCCAGCGCTCCTCGAACGTGGCGGTGGCAAAGCTGGTAAATGAAAAAATCGGAACAGAAAAATTCCGGGAGTACCTGACGAAATTTGGTTTTGACGAGCCTACCGGTATCGATCTGCCCAACGAAGCGTCGGGAACAATAGTCTATCGATGGCCGATTGAGAAAATCACCACCTCATATGGACAAGGTACAACGGTAACTCCGATCCAAATGATCCAGGCAGCAACAGCCGTAGCGAATAATGGGACGATGATGAAGCCCCGAGTAATCGATAAGATAGTCGACCCAAACACTGGTGATGTCATCAAACGAGAGGAATCAAAGTCTGTTGGACAGCCTATTTCTGCTGAAACCGCCAAGCAAGTTAGAGAAGTTTTGGGGACCGTTGTCACTGGTGAACACGGTACAGGTAAGTCGTACGCGATCGATGGCTACGAGGTTGCCGGTAAAACAGGGACAGCGAACTTAACAGAAAACGGAAGATATCTTGGCGGGGCGAATGATTATTTATTCTCATTCCTTGGGATGGCACCGAAGGATGATCCAAAGCTGATTGTCTATGTTGCTGTCCAGCAGCCAGAAATCGATCATTACTTTAAAGGTTCAATTCCAACCTCAATGATTTTTAAATCAGTAATGAAAAGCAGTCTTCAGTATTTGAATATCAAACCTGCATCCATGGAAAAAGCTGACTCTAGTCCGGTGCCAGATGTAACAGGGCTGAATGCAGCAGAAGCAAAAAAACTGCTTGAATCAAAAGGGTTTGAGACAGTATTGGTTGGTGACGGCAGCCAGGTAGAAGACCAGTTGCCAAAGGCTGAGATCATGGCACTCGAAGGAGAAAAGGTCTTTATAAGAGCGTCCGGAGTCATGACCTACCCAGACATGACAGACTGGTCACTCAGAGATGTCATGAAGTTGGCACAGATCGCAGATATTAAGCTGAATAAAGCCGGCAGTGGTTATGTAACAAAACAAAGCCTAAAGCCGGGGATACCGATCAATAAAGGTGAAAACCTGATCGTCGAGCTGGAAACCCCGTTACAGCAATTTGAGAAATCATTGAAACCAGAGGAAGAAAGTGAAGAAGCAGAGGAAGTTGGCGGATGA